Proteins from a single region of Desulfobacterales bacterium:
- the fabD gene encoding ACP S-malonyltransferase, producing the protein MKKKIAFLFPGQGSQNVGMGLDLYREFDYVREIFDMTDETAKTSIAKLCFEGPMDALTLTVNLQPAVTAVNLACLAVLEKEGLAPDFSAGHSLGEFSALSAAGVISKPDALRLVFERGKLMHREATKHTGAMQAVMGLPIDAVSKLVAEAAAEGVVSVANHNAQTQIVITGAPEAVNKAGALAKERGGKAIALKVSGAWHSALIKGAEAEFEAYLHTIAFSTPNSRVIHNVTAATADTAEEIRSLMAKQLCSPVRWYDTMTALMNADIDIYAEVGPGKVLTGLLKKTLPPGHSATIHNISDLKSIESFLNAVS; encoded by the coding sequence TTGAAAAAGAAGATAGCCTTTTTATTCCCGGGTCAGGGGTCCCAGAACGTGGGCATGGGGTTGGATTTATATCGGGAATTTGATTATGTCAGGGAAATTTTCGACATGACGGATGAAACGGCCAAAACGAGTATCGCCAAGCTTTGCTTTGAAGGCCCGATGGATGCGCTGACGCTGACGGTCAATCTGCAACCGGCTGTAACCGCAGTGAATTTGGCCTGTCTGGCCGTGCTGGAAAAAGAGGGCTTGGCGCCGGATTTTTCCGCCGGTCATAGCCTGGGCGAATTCAGTGCCCTCTCGGCAGCCGGCGTGATCAGCAAGCCGGATGCATTGCGACTCGTCTTTGAACGGGGAAAATTGATGCACCGGGAGGCGACAAAACACACAGGCGCCATGCAAGCCGTTATGGGGCTGCCCATTGATGCGGTCTCGAAACTGGTGGCTGAGGCCGCAGCGGAAGGCGTAGTCTCTGTCGCGAATCATAACGCACAAACCCAGATCGTGATCACCGGCGCTCCGGAAGCCGTAAATAAGGCCGGCGCTCTGGCAAAGGAAAGAGGCGGAAAAGCCATCGCGCTGAAAGTCAGCGGCGCCTGGCATAGTGCCCTGATCAAAGGCGCTGAAGCCGAATTTGAGGCATATCTTCACACCATCGCCTTTAGTACACCTAACAGCCGGGTGATTCACAATGTCACGGCCGCCACCGCTGATACGGCCGAGGAGATCAGGTCCCTGATGGCCAAGCAGCTTTGTTCGCCGGTTCGTTGGTACGATACCATGACGGCCCTGATGAATGCGGACATCGACATCTATGCCGAGGTGGGACCCGGAAAGGTGCTTACCGGTCTTCTGAAAAAGACCTTGCCGCCCGGTCATTCAGCAACTATTCATAATATCAGCGACTTGAAATCAATCGAATCGTTTTTGAATGCCGTTTCA